In Porphyromonas cangingivalis, a genomic segment contains:
- a CDS encoding endonuclease/exonuclease/phosphatase family protein encodes MSAHRDILLSGLLCVLSFSFISWTIPADTLDSTLSDNMSRIVMYNVENLFDTFDDPDTDDKDFLPDGAMHWDKPKYHDKLGRIAQVLSDIGGWGYPGIIGLCEVENALVIQDLLKRRELARASYRFAITEGGDSRGIDVALLWDSRVYRRLRQREIPAYPLSDNRLWIDYHEKLPRHGGRHALWTTLKHSPTGEILEVILVHAPSRRQGTRSTSKQRIKVMTRIRKIIDDILQTTPDRHIVLMGDFNDNPTDRSVSMTLQAKTPHRGDSIDTLSIYNMSMLTLLERQGSHRHQGRTWLPDQIIVSGSLLHRASGLLRVSHQGTKIFDPKYLRRRDGNPLRSFKGTHYAYGYSDHFPVYIDIRY; translated from the coding sequence ATGTCAGCACACAGAGACATCCTGCTATCGGGACTGCTCTGTGTGCTTTCTTTTTCATTCATCTCTTGGACAATACCTGCCGACACACTTGATTCAACCCTTTCAGACAATATGAGTCGCATAGTGATGTACAATGTCGAAAACCTCTTCGACACCTTCGATGATCCCGACACAGACGACAAGGACTTCCTACCCGACGGTGCTATGCACTGGGACAAGCCTAAGTACCACGACAAGTTGGGACGCATAGCGCAAGTCCTCTCAGACATCGGAGGATGGGGCTACCCGGGCATCATCGGTCTGTGTGAAGTCGAGAATGCCCTCGTCATCCAAGATTTGCTGAAGCGTCGCGAATTGGCTCGTGCCTCGTACCGCTTCGCCATCACAGAGGGAGGAGACTCCAGAGGCATAGATGTCGCCTTGCTCTGGGACAGCAGGGTGTATCGACGACTGCGCCAGAGAGAGATCCCCGCTTATCCACTCTCGGACAATCGACTTTGGATCGACTATCATGAGAAATTGCCTCGACATGGCGGTCGTCATGCCTTGTGGACGACTCTCAAACACTCACCGACAGGCGAGATCCTTGAAGTCATCCTCGTCCATGCACCATCGAGACGACAAGGCACTCGTTCTACTTCCAAGCAACGCATCAAGGTCATGACCCGCATCCGCAAGATCATAGACGACATTTTGCAGACGACTCCCGACAGACACATCGTACTCATGGGTGACTTCAACGACAATCCCACTGACCGCTCCGTCTCGATGACCCTTCAGGCGAAGACCCCTCACCGTGGAGATAGCATCGACACCTTATCGATATACAATATGTCCATGCTCACCCTCCTTGAGCGACAAGGATCACACCGACATCAGGGTCGGACATGGCTGCCCGATCAGATCATTGTCTCCGGGAGCCTCCTGCACCGAGCGAGCGGACTCCTTCGCGTATCACATCAAGGCACCAAGATATTTGACCCCAAGTACCTCCGTCGCCGTGACGGCAACCCTTTACGCTCTTTCAAAGGCACGCACTATGCCTACGGCTATTCGGACCATTTCCCCGTGTATATAGACATCAGATACTGA
- a CDS encoding aminoacyl-histidine dipeptidase, producing the protein MIKQEPQILFDYFYEITQVPRPSKKEGKIIAYLENFAKKHNLEYKKDEVGNIVIKKPATPGMEDRKSIIMQSHMDMVCEKNSDVTFDFENDAIRTKIVDGWLMAEGTTLGADNGIGCAAELAVLASNDIEHGPIECLFTVDEETGLTGAMALKEGFFDSEILLNLDSEDEGEMFVGCAGGMGTFADFTYEKMYACPEMHYLTVDVKGLRGGHSGGDIHVGLGNANKILARFLYGLYDIVDGWTLASFQGGNLHNAIPREAKAIIGVPMSQKEAVAVFANTFCADVRNELAAVDPDVMLTIGSTEKPEFVIDDTTKDLLISSLIACPHGVIGMSHAIEGLVETSTNLASVKMKENNSILIETSQRSSTESLKQMVGQMVRATFEIAGAYVYERDGYPGWAPNMNSEILKIAEESYESLFGKKPLVKAIHAGLECGLFKEKYPNLDMISFGPTMRDVHSPVEKLELSTVDLWWKHLLDILRRAPKK; encoded by the coding sequence ATGATTAAACAAGAGCCTCAAATTTTATTTGACTACTTCTACGAGATCACTCAGGTGCCTCGCCCTTCGAAGAAGGAAGGAAAGATCATCGCTTACCTCGAAAACTTCGCAAAGAAGCACAACCTCGAATATAAGAAAGACGAAGTCGGTAACATCGTCATCAAGAAGCCGGCGACTCCCGGCATGGAAGATCGCAAGTCGATCATCATGCAGTCACACATGGATATGGTGTGCGAGAAGAACAGTGATGTGACCTTCGACTTCGAAAATGATGCAATCCGCACGAAGATCGTCGATGGCTGGTTGATGGCTGAGGGAACGACTCTCGGTGCAGACAACGGTATCGGCTGTGCGGCTGAGCTTGCAGTCCTTGCATCAAACGACATCGAGCATGGTCCCATCGAGTGTCTTTTCACTGTGGACGAAGAGACCGGTCTCACAGGAGCTATGGCACTCAAGGAAGGCTTCTTCGACTCTGAGATCCTCCTCAACCTCGACAGTGAGGACGAAGGAGAGATGTTCGTGGGTTGTGCCGGTGGTATGGGTACGTTCGCAGACTTCACCTACGAAAAGATGTACGCTTGCCCCGAAATGCACTACCTCACAGTAGATGTCAAGGGACTTCGCGGTGGTCACTCGGGTGGTGACATCCATGTCGGTCTCGGCAACGCGAACAAGATCCTTGCTCGTTTCCTCTATGGTCTCTATGACATCGTGGACGGATGGACACTGGCTTCGTTCCAAGGCGGTAATCTCCACAACGCCATCCCTCGTGAAGCAAAGGCCATCATCGGTGTGCCCATGTCTCAGAAGGAAGCCGTCGCTGTGTTTGCCAACACCTTCTGCGCAGACGTGCGTAACGAACTTGCGGCAGTCGATCCTGATGTGATGCTCACCATCGGTAGCACAGAGAAGCCTGAGTTCGTCATCGATGATACCACAAAGGATCTCCTCATCTCATCTCTCATCGCTTGTCCTCACGGCGTCATCGGCATGAGCCATGCCATCGAAGGCCTTGTCGAAACATCAACCAACCTTGCATCTGTCAAGATGAAGGAAAACAACAGCATCCTCATCGAGACCAGCCAACGCAGTTCGACCGAATCGCTCAAGCAGATGGTCGGTCAGATGGTGAGAGCGACATTCGAGATCGCCGGAGCTTATGTCTATGAGCGTGATGGCTATCCCGGATGGGCACCCAACATGAACTCTGAGATCCTCAAGATCGCTGAAGAAAGCTATGAGTCACTCTTCGGCAAGAAGCCTCTTGTCAAGGCCATCCACGCAGGTCTCGAATGTGGTCTCTTCAAGGAAAAGTACCCTAACCTCGACATGATCTCTTTCGGCCCTACAATGAGAGATGTACACTCACCTGTCGAAAAGCTTGAGCTCAGCACCGTAGATCTATGGTGGAAGCACCTCTTGGATATCCTTCGCAGAGCACCTAAGAAGTGA
- a CDS encoding OmpH family outer membrane protein: MKNLNTIINVVLAVAVLVLFILFFSNKGENKGHANISSSTDSVVTLPVAYVNVDSLLSGYEFSRDLNEQVLRKSESAQATLNQQARALEAEAAEFQRKLQNNAFFDRERAEKEQMRILKKREDFERLNQKLTLELQEKQLEMNRILRDTIMSQVKLFNEIHKYQIIYSNTLSDNILLADEKYDITAELIEFLNKRYVPTEETSAQ; encoded by the coding sequence ATGAAAAATTTGAACACCATCATCAATGTTGTCTTGGCCGTAGCGGTCCTTGTTCTTTTTATCCTATTCTTCAGCAACAAGGGTGAGAATAAGGGGCATGCCAACATCTCCTCTTCGACAGACTCGGTCGTGACACTCCCTGTGGCTTACGTCAATGTGGACAGTCTTTTGAGTGGCTATGAGTTCTCTCGTGACCTCAACGAGCAGGTGCTACGCAAGAGCGAGTCGGCACAGGCAACCCTCAATCAGCAAGCGCGTGCTCTCGAAGCTGAGGCAGCAGAGTTCCAACGCAAGTTGCAAAACAACGCCTTCTTCGACAGAGAGCGTGCAGAGAAGGAGCAGATGCGTATCCTCAAGAAGCGTGAAGACTTCGAGAGACTCAACCAAAAGCTCACTCTCGAACTCCAAGAGAAACAACTTGAGATGAATCGTATCCTCAGAGACACCATCATGTCACAAGTCAAGCTCTTCAACGAGATTCACAAGTATCAGATCATCTACTCCAACACATTGAGTGACAACATCCTTCTTGCGGACGAGAAGTATGACATCACTGCTGAGCTCATCGAGTTCCTCAACAAGAGATATGTCCCTACTGAAGAGACTTCAGCACAATAA
- the lon gene encoding endopeptidase La, giving the protein MNLDIFLDEDSISPDDLTGGMTPMIFPEDVDIDLSEGLDSLPEELPIIPLRDMILFPGVLLPVMVGRAKTKKLVNALGKKENKHVLVAVQKEPETEDPDFEDLVHVGTVGEIVRVMQVQDNVLTVIIQGKRRVELTGLTRTEPYLNGTYRLLEDNKPAEDDIEFQALITTLKEKCISILGHRGELPQPVLHAIKNVKDPEAMLNFACTNFPSDMAEKLSLLMIGDLKTRAYRMLSGANTMLQLFEMKQMIQQKTRKELDKQQRDFFLQQQLKVIKDELNEGEEDDLLELQKKGKKKNWDKKVYDTFKKEVKKLQKMNSQSPDYSIQMQYLQTMLDLPWDDVTEDNFNIPNAAKILDKDHFGLEKVKERILEHLAVLKLKGDLRSPIICLYGPPGVGKTSLGQSIASALNRSYVRISLGGLHDEAEIRGHRRTYIGAMPGRIIKGFVKAKSANPVFVLDEIDKLAQDYKGDPSSALLEVLDPEQNNTFHDNYLDIDYDLSKALFIATANNIGAIPGPLRDRMEMIEVSGYILEEKIEIAHRHLLPRALENHGLSKKNVKVSKKTIAELIERYTRESGVRELEKRIASLLRKVAKRVADITDRGEEMPVFTIKPEDLKDYLGAPKYTRDQYEGNRYAGVVTGLAWTSVGGEILLVESALSPSKNGRMTITGNLGEVMKESALLALEYVKSHADLYDIPKEVFDYWNVHIHVPEGAIPKDGPSAGITLVTSLISTFTQRKVRSSIAMTGEITLRGKVLPVGGIKEKILAAKRSGIKTILLCEENRKDIEEIKDVYISGLEFIYVTDIKEVIEHAVMDTKVNHSVDLMKHVNQFKKSSVECKDKDK; this is encoded by the coding sequence ATGAACTTAGATATTTTCTTGGACGAGGACTCCATCTCTCCGGATGACTTGACAGGTGGCATGACACCGATGATCTTTCCCGAGGATGTCGATATAGACTTGTCGGAGGGATTGGATAGTCTGCCCGAAGAACTGCCGATCATCCCTCTGAGAGACATGATCCTCTTCCCCGGCGTACTCCTCCCCGTCATGGTGGGACGTGCGAAGACCAAAAAGCTCGTCAACGCCCTCGGCAAGAAGGAAAATAAGCATGTCCTCGTCGCAGTGCAGAAAGAGCCTGAGACGGAGGATCCCGACTTCGAAGACCTCGTACATGTAGGTACGGTGGGTGAGATCGTGCGTGTGATGCAGGTGCAGGACAATGTCCTCACGGTGATCATACAGGGCAAGAGGCGTGTCGAACTGACAGGTCTGACCCGAACCGAGCCTTATCTCAATGGCACTTACCGTCTGCTTGAAGACAACAAGCCTGCGGAGGATGACATAGAGTTTCAGGCGTTGATCACCACCCTCAAGGAGAAGTGCATCTCTATCCTGGGACACCGTGGAGAGCTACCTCAGCCCGTGCTTCATGCGATAAAGAATGTGAAGGATCCTGAGGCAATGCTCAACTTTGCGTGCACCAACTTCCCATCGGACATGGCAGAGAAGCTCTCTCTTCTGATGATCGGTGACCTCAAGACGAGGGCTTACCGTATGCTGTCGGGCGCAAACACCATGCTCCAGCTCTTCGAGATGAAGCAGATGATACAGCAGAAGACGCGCAAGGAACTGGACAAACAACAGAGAGACTTCTTCCTCCAACAGCAACTCAAAGTCATCAAGGATGAACTCAATGAAGGCGAAGAGGATGATCTCCTTGAGCTTCAGAAGAAGGGAAAGAAAAAGAATTGGGACAAGAAGGTCTATGACACATTCAAGAAAGAGGTGAAGAAACTCCAGAAGATGAACTCCCAATCGCCGGACTACAGCATCCAGATGCAGTACTTGCAGACAATGCTTGATCTGCCTTGGGATGATGTCACGGAAGACAACTTCAACATCCCCAATGCGGCGAAGATCCTCGACAAGGATCACTTCGGTCTGGAGAAGGTCAAGGAGCGTATCCTTGAACACCTTGCAGTACTCAAACTCAAGGGAGACTTGCGCTCGCCCATCATTTGTCTCTACGGCCCTCCCGGGGTAGGTAAGACTTCGCTCGGTCAGTCGATAGCATCGGCACTGAACCGCTCTTACGTCCGTATCTCACTCGGTGGTCTCCACGACGAGGCGGAGATCCGTGGGCACAGGCGTACTTATATCGGAGCGATGCCGGGACGTATCATCAAGGGATTTGTCAAAGCCAAGTCGGCAAACCCGGTCTTTGTCCTCGACGAGATAGACAAGTTGGCACAAGACTACAAGGGTGATCCCTCGTCTGCTCTCCTTGAGGTGCTTGACCCGGAACAAAACAATACGTTCCACGACAATTATCTCGACATCGACTACGACCTCAGTAAGGCTCTCTTCATCGCTACAGCCAACAACATCGGTGCCATCCCCGGCCCGCTCCGTGACCGTATGGAGATGATCGAAGTGAGCGGCTACATCCTCGAAGAGAAGATCGAGATCGCTCACCGTCACTTGCTCCCTCGGGCACTCGAAAATCATGGCTTGTCAAAGAAAAATGTCAAAGTGAGCAAGAAGACCATCGCCGAACTCATAGAGCGTTATACTCGTGAGAGCGGTGTGCGTGAGCTCGAGAAGCGTATCGCCTCTCTCCTCCGTAAGGTGGCAAAGAGGGTGGCGGACATCACGGATAGAGGCGAGGAGATGCCTGTATTCACGATAAAGCCCGAAGACCTGAAGGACTACCTCGGTGCGCCCAAGTACACACGTGATCAGTATGAAGGGAATCGCTATGCAGGCGTTGTGACCGGCTTGGCGTGGACTTCTGTGGGTGGGGAGATCCTCCTCGTGGAAAGTGCACTCAGCCCATCCAAAAATGGACGCATGACCATCACCGGTAACCTCGGTGAGGTGATGAAGGAGTCAGCTCTCCTCGCATTGGAGTACGTGAAAAGCCATGCCGACTTATACGACATCCCCAAAGAAGTGTTTGACTATTGGAATGTCCACATCCACGTCCCCGAAGGAGCGATCCCCAAAGATGGACCGAGTGCCGGCATCACGCTCGTGACTTCGCTGATCTCGACATTTACACAGCGTAAGGTAAGGTCTTCTATCGCCATGACAGGGGAAATAACCCTCCGTGGAAAGGTACTGCCTGTGGGTGGTATCAAAGAAAAGATATTGGCTGCGAAGCGTTCGGGCATCAAGACTATTCTCCTTTGTGAGGAAAACCGAAAGGATATCGAGGAGATCAAGGATGTCTATATCTCCGGACTTGAATTCATCTATGTCACCGATATAAAGGAAGTCATCGAGCATGCTGTGATGGATACCAAGGTCAACCATTCGGTAGATTTGATGAAACACGTGAACCAGTTTAAGAAGTCTTCTGTCGAATGCAAAGACAAGGATAAATAA
- the nth gene encoding endonuclease III, translated as MKRQERYDGIIAYFKEAMPTAETELVYTNPFELLVAVILSAQCTDKRVNMITPALFEAFPTAEVMAAASPELLFEYIRSVSYPNNKSKHLASMAKMLVEDFGSVVPDTIDELVKLPGVGRKTANVVASVIYDVPAMPVDTHVYRVSHRIGLVPSTANTPLKVERMLERHIPRDLLSRAHHWLILHGRYVCIARSPKCMTCGIRDYCRHGEKKTALDKG; from the coding sequence GTGAAGCGTCAGGAGAGATACGATGGGATCATCGCTTACTTCAAGGAGGCGATGCCGACAGCAGAGACAGAGTTGGTGTACACCAACCCTTTTGAGCTTCTCGTGGCTGTCATCTTGTCCGCACAGTGCACGGACAAGCGTGTCAACATGATCACACCGGCACTCTTCGAGGCCTTCCCCACGGCGGAGGTGATGGCTGCGGCTTCGCCCGAACTGCTCTTCGAGTATATCCGAAGTGTATCATACCCAAACAACAAGTCGAAGCATCTGGCTTCGATGGCAAAGATGCTGGTCGAGGATTTTGGTTCGGTCGTCCCTGATACCATCGATGAGCTGGTCAAACTCCCCGGTGTGGGGCGCAAGACGGCAAATGTCGTGGCTTCGGTCATCTATGACGTGCCCGCCATGCCTGTGGATACTCATGTGTACAGAGTGTCGCACCGTATAGGGTTGGTGCCTTCGACGGCCAACACCCCTCTGAAGGTGGAGCGTATGCTCGAACGCCACATCCCTCGCGACCTCCTCTCTCGTGCGCACCACTGGCTGATCCTTCACGGCAGATATGTCTGCATCGCTCGCAGTCCCAAATGTATGACGTGCGGCATCCGTGATTACTGTCGTCACGGAGAAAAGAAGACTGCTCTGGATAAGGGATGA
- the pheS gene encoding phenylalanine--tRNA ligase subunit alpha, whose translation MRQKIQALKAQLAELAPETAEALEEMRLKYLSKKGALNALFADFKLVPNEEKKEVGALINELKQLATDKYAELKERLENSRQKGDASLDLSRTAYPMPLGSRHPLHIVRDEIINIFSRLGFNVAEGPEIEDDWHVFESLNFAEDHPARDMQDTFFVSHTPELVLRTHTSSVQSRVMEQGQPPFRIICPGRVYRNEAISARAHCFFHQVEALYVDEKVTFADLRQVLMHFAQEMFGTETKIRLRPSFFPFTEPSAEMDISCNICGGEGCGFCKHTGWVEILGCGMVDPAVLESCGIDSKKYTGYALGMGVERITNLKYRVSDLRLFSENDLRFLRQFTAAH comes from the coding sequence ATGAGACAGAAGATACAAGCACTTAAAGCACAGTTGGCAGAGCTGGCTCCTGAGACCGCAGAGGCTCTGGAGGAGATGAGACTCAAGTATTTGAGCAAAAAAGGCGCACTGAATGCCCTCTTTGCAGACTTCAAACTTGTCCCCAATGAGGAGAAGAAAGAAGTGGGTGCACTCATCAACGAACTCAAACAACTCGCTACCGATAAGTATGCCGAGCTCAAGGAGAGACTCGAGAACAGTCGCCAAAAAGGGGATGCCTCTCTCGACCTCAGCCGTACGGCATACCCTATGCCTTTGGGCTCTCGTCACCCTCTCCATATCGTGAGGGATGAGATCATCAACATCTTTTCTCGCCTCGGCTTCAATGTCGCTGAGGGTCCGGAGATCGAGGATGACTGGCACGTGTTTGAGTCGCTCAACTTTGCCGAAGATCACCCCGCAAGAGATATGCAGGATACGTTCTTCGTGTCTCATACGCCCGAGTTGGTACTACGCACACACACCTCTTCGGTACAGTCTCGTGTGATGGAGCAGGGACAACCACCCTTCCGCATCATCTGTCCGGGTCGAGTGTACCGCAATGAAGCGATCTCTGCTCGTGCCCACTGCTTCTTCCACCAAGTCGAAGCCCTCTATGTGGACGAGAAGGTGACCTTCGCCGACCTTCGTCAGGTGCTGATGCACTTCGCCCAAGAGATGTTCGGTACGGAGACAAAGATCCGCCTCCGTCCTTCGTTCTTCCCATTCACAGAGCCTTCGGCAGAGATGGACATTTCTTGTAACATCTGTGGTGGAGAGGGCTGCGGATTCTGTAAGCATACGGGATGGGTCGAGATCCTCGGCTGTGGCATGGTGGATCCTGCCGTGCTGGAGTCGTGTGGCATCGACAGCAAGAAGTACACGGGCTATGCCCTCGGTATGGGCGTGGAGCGTATCACGAACCTGAAGTACCGTGTGAGTGACTTGAGGCTCTTCTCGGAGAATGACCTGAGGTTCCTGCGCCAGTTCACGGCAGCGCACTAA
- a CDS encoding porin family protein yields MKKILLIAFALLCTTAVAQSRPTLIVEAGYQRTDITKSERTIPAHCLRAGVAIDYAFFGLNSYELSLQTGLYYSMKGFRSDPQEKIHVIYRMHYVDLPILLNNRFKITDALDAFVNFGPYIAYGINAKMSGTDEKGEKLDIKKNLFKEASSEDKPLFERIDYGIQVGMGVEVHRMMLSVGTQYGLNPIFKDAPEVAKKYKHIGGYVTVGYRF; encoded by the coding sequence ATGAAAAAGATTTTGCTCATCGCTTTTGCGCTACTGTGCACGACTGCAGTGGCTCAGAGCCGCCCTACACTCATCGTTGAGGCGGGTTATCAAAGAACAGATATCACCAAGTCTGAGAGGACAATACCTGCACACTGTCTCCGTGCCGGTGTTGCCATCGACTATGCCTTCTTTGGGCTGAACAGCTATGAACTTTCGTTACAGACCGGACTCTACTACTCGATGAAGGGGTTCAGGTCTGATCCTCAAGAGAAGATTCATGTCATTTATAGGATGCATTATGTGGATCTGCCCATTTTGCTCAACAATCGCTTTAAGATCACTGATGCACTCGATGCTTTTGTCAACTTCGGCCCATACATCGCTTATGGGATAAATGCAAAAATGAGCGGCACAGATGAAAAGGGCGAAAAGTTGGATATAAAGAAAAACTTATTCAAGGAGGCTTCTTCTGAAGACAAGCCGTTGTTCGAGAGGATCGACTATGGGATTCAGGTCGGTATGGGTGTCGAAGTACACCGCATGATGCTCAGCGTCGGGACTCAGTATGGACTCAATCCCATCTTCAAAGACGCCCCCGAAGTGGCAAAAAAATATAAGCACATAGGAGGCTACGTTACGGTCGGATACAGGTTCTGA
- the tpx gene encoding thiol peroxidase, translating to MATVTLQGNPINISGNLPAKGAEAPCFTAVKTDLSEVSLSDLKGKRVILNIFPSVDTGICAKSVREFNARAASLDNTVVLCLSKDLPFALGRFCGAEGLDKVVPASLFRYPAFEANYGVGMVDGPLAGLLARSVVVVDTDGKVLHSELVPEIAQEPDYEAALAVL from the coding sequence ATGGCAACAGTAACGCTACAAGGTAATCCTATAAACATCAGCGGCAATCTCCCTGCAAAGGGTGCCGAAGCTCCTTGCTTCACAGCAGTCAAGACAGACCTCTCAGAAGTGTCTCTATCTGACCTCAAGGGTAAGAGGGTGATCCTCAATATCTTCCCAAGTGTTGATACAGGTATATGCGCAAAGAGCGTAAGAGAATTCAATGCAAGAGCGGCAAGCCTCGACAATACTGTCGTGCTCTGCCTCTCGAAGGACCTCCCATTTGCCCTTGGTCGCTTCTGTGGTGCAGAAGGTCTCGACAAGGTCGTCCCTGCTTCTCTTTTCCGTTATCCTGCTTTTGAAGCAAACTACGGTGTCGGCATGGTTGATGGTCCTCTTGCAGGTCTCCTCGCTCGTAGCGTGGTTGTCGTAGACACAGACGGCAAGGTACTTCACTCGGAACTTGTCCCGGAGATCGCTCAAGAGCCTGACTACGAAGCAGCTCTCGCAGTCCTCTGA
- the proS gene encoding proline--tRNA ligase: protein MAKELKELTPRSVSYSQWYQDLVIKADLAENSDVRGCMVIKPYGYAIWEKMQRILDDMFKETGHQNAYFPLFIPKSFLSREAEHVEGFAKECAVVTHYRLKTNEEGTGVVVDPAARLEEELIVRPTSETIIWNTYKGWIQSYRDLPILCNQWANVVRWEMRTRLFLRTAEFLWQEGHTAHASEQEALEEAERMLHVYGDFAENYMAMPVMKGVKSASERFAGAVDTYTIEALMQDGKALQSGTSHFLGQNFAKAFDVTYTDKEGKQSYVWATSWGVSTRLMGALIMTHSDDNGLVLPPRLAPIQVVIVPIYKSMDQLAAIDEKIAPLVAELKKRGISVKYDNADNKKPGWKFAEYELKGVPVRLAMGGRDMENGTIEVMRRDTLGKETRDFDGIADYVQGLLDDIQANIFKKALDYRSTHTYVVDTYEEFKEKLELGGFILAHWDGTPETEEAIKNETKATIRCIPFDGDTTPGVCMYSGKPSARRVLFARAY, encoded by the coding sequence ATGGCAAAAGAACTAAAGGAACTTACCCCTCGGAGTGTCAGCTACTCTCAGTGGTATCAGGATCTCGTAATCAAGGCGGACCTTGCCGAAAACTCGGATGTACGTGGATGTATGGTCATCAAGCCTTATGGTTATGCGATATGGGAGAAGATGCAACGTATCCTCGATGATATGTTCAAGGAGACCGGTCACCAGAACGCCTACTTCCCGCTCTTCATCCCGAAGTCGTTCCTTAGCCGTGAGGCAGAGCACGTCGAGGGCTTTGCGAAGGAGTGTGCCGTCGTCACCCACTATCGTCTCAAGACCAACGAAGAGGGGACGGGTGTTGTCGTCGACCCGGCTGCACGCCTCGAAGAAGAACTCATCGTGCGCCCTACATCGGAGACCATCATCTGGAATACCTACAAGGGCTGGATCCAAAGCTATCGTGACCTGCCCATCCTCTGCAACCAGTGGGCCAATGTCGTGCGTTGGGAGATGAGGACAAGGCTCTTCCTCCGTACTGCAGAGTTTTTGTGGCAGGAGGGACACACCGCTCATGCTTCCGAGCAAGAAGCTCTCGAAGAGGCTGAGCGCATGCTCCATGTCTATGGTGACTTTGCCGAGAACTATATGGCCATGCCTGTCATGAAGGGGGTAAAGAGTGCCAGCGAACGCTTCGCCGGTGCGGTGGACACTTATACCATCGAAGCCCTCATGCAGGATGGTAAGGCTCTTCAGAGTGGTACATCTCACTTCCTCGGACAGAACTTCGCAAAGGCGTTTGATGTGACCTATACCGACAAGGAGGGCAAGCAGTCTTATGTATGGGCGACCTCTTGGGGGGTCTCTACCCGTCTCATGGGGGCACTCATCATGACACACTCGGATGACAACGGTCTCGTCCTCCCCCCTCGCCTCGCTCCGATCCAGGTCGTCATCGTGCCTATCTACAAGTCCATGGATCAGCTCGCAGCTATTGACGAAAAGATCGCTCCCCTCGTGGCTGAGCTCAAGAAGCGTGGCATCTCGGTGAAGTACGACAATGCCGACAATAAGAAGCCGGGATGGAAGTTTGCCGAATACGAACTCAAAGGAGTGCCCGTGCGCCTCGCCATGGGTGGTCGAGACATGGAGAATGGTACCATCGAGGTCATGCGTCGTGATACACTCGGTAAGGAGACCCGCGACTTCGACGGCATCGCCGACTATGTACAAGGCTTGCTCGACGACATCCAAGCGAACATCTTCAAGAAGGCACTCGACTATCGTTCGACACACACTTATGTCGTAGATACTTATGAAGAGTTCAAAGAAAAACTTGAGCTCGGAGGTTTCATCCTCGCCCATTGGGACGGCACGCCTGAGACCGAAGAAGCGATCAAGAACGAGACCAAAGCCACCATACGTTGTATCCCATTCGATGGTGACACTACCCCCGGTGTCTGTATGTACTCCGGCAAGCCATCGGCACGCCGAGTCCTCTTCGCTCGTGCTTACTAA
- a CDS encoding carboxypeptidase regulatory-like domain-containing protein encodes MIEVKVTTPDGKPIADAVVSLKEVPYKEAFPDIATLTDDDGRAKIACKREAGKYSFVVVTEDYGRFVIDAEVAKDDTSSPVLLIIDPME; translated from the coding sequence ATGATAGAAGTAAAAGTAACCACCCCGGACGGTAAACCCATAGCAGATGCTGTGGTATCCCTCAAGGAAGTGCCATACAAAGAAGCCTTCCCCGATATAGCAACACTCACAGATGACGACGGACGAGCGAAGATTGCTTGCAAGAGAGAGGCAGGCAAGTACTCTTTTGTGGTCGTCACGGAGGATTACGGGAGGTTTGTCATTGATGCCGAAGTTGCCAAGGATGACACATCCTCTCCCGTCCTGCTGATCATCGATCCGATGGAATGA